From Heliomicrobium modesticaldum Ice1, a single genomic window includes:
- a CDS encoding bifunctional folylpolyglutamate synthase/dihydrofolate synthase, with the protein MNRKAKDVSYDDALAYLKDLTKFGFNFGLGRITELLRRLGEPHRKKRPAFIHIGGTNGKGSTSVMTAAVLQAAGHRVGLFTSPHLHCYTERTRINGKPIPKETMAALIAELRPHLEAMVAGGFEHPTEFEVWTALSLLYFAREAVDVVVLEVGLGGSIDSTNVVTPIVACITNVSFDHMDYLGTTLPEIAAVKAGIVKAGVPLVTASDDAAVLAVLREKAQRLGAPIIQVLRQGPRLPSATPVRWYPVTARRAGILVEGRFGIYGPLTPPLSGRHQQANLATAVAVLEAAKEKGFDWRADHLEAGLGQVSWPGRLERIGPFLLDGAHNVAGALSLAAALREEGAGKYVFVLGMLADKERERVVDILAPLAKAIIVTRPNSPRAGEWQALASLAARRCDSVTVVSDIGEALEMARLSAQDPEKADGEGHAPIVVTGSLYMVAEARGIILSCENDRILDEK; encoded by the coding sequence ATGAATCGGAAGGCGAAGGATGTTTCTTATGATGACGCGCTGGCCTATTTGAAAGACCTGACCAAGTTCGGCTTCAACTTCGGCCTTGGCCGCATCACCGAGCTGCTGCGTCGCCTCGGCGAGCCGCACCGCAAAAAGCGCCCCGCCTTCATTCATATCGGAGGCACCAACGGCAAGGGATCCACCTCCGTGATGACCGCCGCCGTGCTGCAGGCCGCTGGCCATCGCGTGGGTTTGTTCACGTCGCCCCACCTGCACTGTTACACCGAGCGGACTCGCATCAACGGCAAACCCATCCCGAAGGAGACGATGGCGGCGTTGATCGCTGAACTGCGGCCCCACCTGGAGGCGATGGTCGCCGGAGGGTTTGAGCACCCCACCGAGTTTGAGGTCTGGACGGCTCTATCGTTGCTCTATTTCGCCCGTGAAGCCGTCGATGTGGTCGTCTTGGAGGTGGGTCTCGGTGGATCTATCGATTCGACGAACGTAGTGACACCCATCGTCGCCTGCATCACCAATGTTTCCTTCGATCACATGGACTACCTGGGGACGACGCTGCCGGAGATCGCTGCCGTCAAAGCAGGGATCGTCAAAGCAGGTGTCCCGCTGGTGACGGCCAGCGACGATGCTGCTGTCTTGGCGGTGCTTCGGGAAAAAGCGCAGCGCCTTGGCGCGCCGATCATCCAGGTCCTTCGCCAGGGGCCGAGACTGCCGAGTGCCACTCCCGTCAGATGGTATCCTGTAACTGCGAGGAGGGCAGGGATCCTTGTCGAGGGCCGCTTCGGCATCTACGGTCCCCTCACACCGCCCTTGTCTGGCAGGCACCAACAGGCGAATCTGGCGACTGCCGTGGCTGTCTTGGAAGCAGCAAAGGAAAAGGGGTTTGATTGGCGCGCTGACCACCTGGAAGCGGGGTTAGGCCAGGTTAGCTGGCCCGGTCGTCTAGAGAGGATCGGCCCCTTCCTGCTCGACGGCGCTCACAATGTGGCCGGCGCCCTTTCCTTGGCCGCTGCGCTTCGGGAGGAAGGAGCGGGGAAGTATGTCTTCGTCCTGGGCATGCTGGCTGACAAAGAGCGGGAACGGGTCGTCGACATCCTGGCCCCCCTGGCTAAGGCCATCATCGTCACAAGGCCCAACAGCCCTCGCGCCGGCGAGTGGCAGGCATTGGCGTCCCTGGCGGCTCGCCGTTGTGACAGCGTCACTGTCGTGTCTGACATCGGCGAAGCGTTGGAGATGGCCCGGCTGTCAGCACAGGATCCTGAAAAGGCGGATGGGGAAGGACATGCTCCGATCGTCGTCACCGGTTCCCTATACATGGTGGCAGAGGCGCGAGGAATCATCCTTTCC
- a CDS encoding valine--tRNA ligase, with protein sequence MSEATTSGLSKTYDPKQVESKWYAWWSEKGYFTADVQSGGKAFSVVMPPPNVTGSLHLGHAMDNTLQDILSRFKRMQGYHVLWVPGTDHAGIATQAKVEEALAKEGLSKYDLGREAFLERVWDWKHQYGTRITTQLRTLGTSCDWTRERFTMDEGCSEAVQEVFIRLYEKGLIYRGNRIINWCPKCQTTISDIEVEHEERGGHLWHIRYPVQDGDGEVVVATTRPETMLGDTAVAVHPDDDRYKHLIGKMVILPILNRAIPVIADAYVDPAFGTGVVKITPAHDPNDFEVALRHNLPQITVMTKEAVMNEEAGPYVGQDRYECRKRIVKDLEAKGFLVKVNDHVHAVGQCYRCDTVVEPMVSPQWFVRMKPLAEPAMEVVKNGRLKFVPERFTKIYLGWLENIRDWCISRQLWWGHRIPVWYCDDCDYIYCGRAEELPEVCPKCGASHFEQDPDVLDTWFSSGLWPFSTLGWPEKTPELVKYYPTSVLVTGRDIIFFWVARMVFMGLEFMGDVPFREVFIHGLILDAQGRKMSKSLGNGVDPIEIIDQYGADTLRFMLVTGNTPGNDIRFHFERLEGIRNFANKIWNASRFVLMNLEGFAIHQPWGELTLADRWILSRYNRLIGETTAALERYDLGEAARLLYEFLWNEYCDWYIELAKPRLYGKEVGVADAAASRQTAQQVLTYVLRGTLQLLHPFMPFLTEEIWQQLPHHGESIMVAPWPEAEPERINSSIEEEMALVMDVIRAIRNIRAEMNVAPGKRAEVILVCGNEKQRRVLTQGAAYIVNLAGASQVAIEGIGYGQSEGAATAIVGDTAIYLPLKGLIDLTKEIDRLTKELRAVEDEVRRLGSKLNNAGFVAKAPAEVVAKEREKEGEALRKKAALEERLRTLTSLGN encoded by the coding sequence GTGAGCGAAGCGACAACTTCCGGTTTATCCAAAACCTACGATCCGAAACAGGTGGAGTCGAAATGGTATGCATGGTGGAGTGAGAAAGGTTATTTTACGGCTGACGTACAAAGCGGCGGCAAAGCCTTTTCTGTTGTCATGCCGCCGCCGAACGTGACCGGTAGCCTACACCTGGGCCACGCCATGGACAACACCCTCCAGGACATCCTCTCCCGTTTCAAGCGGATGCAGGGTTATCACGTGCTCTGGGTTCCCGGCACGGACCATGCCGGCATCGCCACCCAGGCCAAGGTGGAAGAGGCCCTGGCAAAAGAAGGTCTCTCCAAGTATGACCTGGGACGGGAGGCCTTTCTGGAGAGGGTCTGGGACTGGAAGCACCAGTACGGCACACGCATCACGACGCAACTGCGCACCTTGGGAACCTCCTGTGACTGGACCCGCGAGCGTTTCACCATGGACGAGGGTTGTTCCGAGGCGGTCCAGGAGGTCTTCATCCGTCTCTATGAAAAAGGTTTGATCTATCGGGGCAACCGGATCATCAACTGGTGTCCCAAGTGCCAGACGACCATCTCCGATATCGAGGTGGAGCATGAGGAGCGCGGCGGCCATCTCTGGCACATCCGCTATCCCGTTCAGGATGGCGATGGGGAGGTGGTCGTGGCAACGACCCGTCCGGAGACGATGCTCGGCGACACGGCAGTGGCCGTCCACCCTGACGATGACCGCTACAAGCACCTGATCGGCAAGATGGTCATCCTGCCCATCCTCAACCGGGCTATTCCCGTCATCGCCGACGCCTATGTAGACCCCGCCTTTGGCACCGGCGTCGTCAAGATCACCCCGGCTCATGACCCGAACGACTTCGAGGTGGCCTTACGTCACAACCTGCCCCAGATCACTGTAATGACGAAGGAAGCGGTCATGAACGAGGAAGCCGGCCCCTATGTCGGACAGGACCGCTACGAATGCCGCAAGCGTATCGTCAAGGATCTGGAGGCCAAGGGCTTTCTCGTCAAGGTGAACGACCATGTCCACGCCGTCGGCCAGTGCTACCGCTGTGACACCGTCGTCGAACCAATGGTGTCGCCTCAGTGGTTCGTCCGCATGAAGCCCCTGGCAGAACCGGCCATGGAGGTCGTCAAGAACGGTCGGCTCAAGTTCGTGCCGGAGCGGTTCACCAAGATCTACCTGGGCTGGCTGGAAAACATCCGCGACTGGTGCATCTCGCGGCAACTCTGGTGGGGCCATCGCATCCCTGTCTGGTACTGTGACGACTGTGACTATATCTATTGCGGCCGCGCCGAGGAACTGCCCGAGGTCTGCCCCAAATGCGGCGCCAGCCACTTCGAGCAGGATCCCGATGTGCTTGATACCTGGTTCTCCTCCGGTCTCTGGCCCTTCTCGACGCTCGGCTGGCCGGAAAAGACGCCGGAGTTGGTCAAGTATTACCCTACATCGGTCCTCGTCACCGGCCGGGATATCATCTTCTTCTGGGTGGCCCGCATGGTCTTCATGGGCCTCGAGTTCATGGGCGACGTACCCTTCCGGGAGGTTTTCATCCACGGCCTGATCCTGGATGCCCAGGGCCGCAAGATGTCTAAGTCCCTCGGCAACGGTGTCGACCCCATCGAGATCATCGACCAGTACGGCGCCGATACGCTGCGCTTCATGCTCGTCACCGGCAACACGCCCGGCAATGATATCCGTTTCCATTTTGAACGTCTGGAAGGGATCCGCAACTTTGCCAACAAGATCTGGAACGCCTCCCGCTTCGTCCTGATGAACCTGGAGGGCTTTGCGATCCATCAGCCTTGGGGTGAGCTGACCCTGGCCGACCGCTGGATCCTCTCGCGCTACAACCGCTTGATCGGCGAGACGACGGCGGCGCTGGAACGGTACGACCTGGGCGAGGCGGCCCGTCTGCTCTATGAATTCCTCTGGAATGAGTACTGCGACTGGTACATCGAACTGGCCAAACCGCGCCTGTACGGCAAGGAGGTGGGCGTCGCTGACGCAGCTGCTTCCCGTCAGACGGCCCAGCAGGTGCTCACCTACGTGTTGCGCGGCACCCTGCAACTGCTCCATCCCTTCATGCCCTTCTTGACGGAAGAGATCTGGCAGCAACTGCCCCACCACGGCGAATCGATCATGGTGGCGCCCTGGCCGGAAGCGGAGCCGGAGCGCATCAACTCCTCCATTGAGGAAGAGATGGCTCTGGTCATGGATGTCATCCGCGCTATCCGCAACATCCGGGCGGAGATGAACGTGGCGCCGGGCAAGCGTGCCGAGGTGATCCTGGTTTGCGGCAACGAAAAGCAGCGCCGGGTCCTCACCCAGGGCGCCGCCTACATCGTCAACCTGGCCGGCGCCTCTCAGGTGGCGATTGAAGGGATCGGCTACGGCCAGTCCGAGGGGGCGGCGACGGCCATCGTCGGCGATACGGCCATCTACCTGCCGTTGAAAGGGCTCATCGACCTGACCAAGGAGATCGACCGCTTGACCAAGGAACTGCGAGCCGTTGAGGACGAGGTCCGCCGCCTCGGCAGCAAATTGAACAACGCCGGCTTTGTGGCCAAAGCGCCAGCTGAGGTGGTCGCCAAGGAGCGCGAGAAGGAAGGGGAGGCTCTCCGCAAAAAGGCTGCCCTGGAGGAGCGCCTGCGCACCCTCACATCGCTGGGGAATTAA